From a single Cytophagales bacterium WSM2-2 genomic region:
- the frr gene encoding ribosome-recycling factor — MEELELYLEEAKDLMNKAINHVANELAKIRAGKANPSMLDGIMVSYYGAMSPLNQVSSITTPDARSIFIKPWEKNLIQEIEKSILNANLGLTPQNDGQQVIINIPMLTEERRKQLVKQVAQECEHGKVSVRGIRKETNESLKKIKGVSEDDVKNAEETVQKLTDEFITRIDGLLKKKEAEIMTV; from the coding sequence ATGGAAGAATTGGAATTGTATCTCGAAGAAGCCAAAGATCTGATGAACAAAGCCATCAATCATGTGGCCAATGAACTGGCAAAAATCCGTGCCGGAAAGGCGAATCCCTCCATGTTGGATGGGATCATGGTTTCATACTACGGAGCAATGAGCCCGTTAAACCAGGTGTCTTCGATTACAACCCCGGATGCCCGGAGTATTTTCATCAAACCGTGGGAAAAAAACCTGATCCAGGAAATCGAGAAATCCATTCTCAATGCCAACCTTGGACTGACACCACAGAATGACGGTCAGCAGGTGATTATTAATATTCCGATGCTAACAGAGGAGCGGAGGAAGCAGTTGGTAAAACAAGTGGCCCAGGAATGCGAGCACGGGAAAGTGAGTGTGCGTGGTATTCGCAAAGAGACCAATGAGTCATTGAAGAAAATCAAAGGAGTTTCGGAAGACGATGTAAAGAATGCTGAGGAAACCGTTCAGAAGTTGACTGATGAGTTTATTACCAGGATTGATGGCTTGCTGAAAAAGAAAGAAGCAGAGATCATGACTGTATAG
- the lgt_1 gene encoding prolipoprotein diacylglyceryl transferase, with amino-acid sequence MHPILFHLGSLTIYTYGFLIAIGATLAGSYMWWQGKKRYGISFDQANLLFVLLILAGVIGGKLFMIFESPSFYFSHPRELLSANGFVFYGSLITCIVTMLWYFHKNKLPVTGMLDIMAVVTCIVHVFGRLGCFNAGCCYGKPTQSFTGVIFTDPQCQAQPLNTPLHPTQLYEAGSVFLILIILVTLERRKKFDGQVFLVYLMLYAIARSIIELFRGDIERGFVIDGFLSYSQFISLLLVMIAIYFYVKFWRKANFHQAK; translated from the coding sequence ATGCATCCCATTCTCTTCCATCTTGGCTCTCTCACGATTTATACATACGGTTTTTTGATCGCCATAGGCGCTACCCTCGCTGGTTCATACATGTGGTGGCAGGGAAAGAAGCGATATGGCATTTCATTTGATCAGGCCAACTTGCTTTTTGTCTTGCTGATTCTTGCCGGTGTAATTGGCGGGAAGCTCTTCATGATCTTCGAATCTCCCTCGTTTTATTTTTCGCATCCACGCGAACTCCTCTCAGCAAACGGATTTGTTTTTTATGGATCCCTCATTACCTGTATCGTGACCATGCTTTGGTATTTTCATAAAAACAAATTGCCGGTTACGGGTATGCTCGACATTATGGCTGTAGTGACATGCATTGTACACGTTTTTGGCCGCCTCGGTTGTTTCAATGCAGGGTGTTGTTATGGCAAACCCACTCAAAGTTTTACGGGCGTGATTTTTACTGACCCACAGTGCCAGGCACAACCACTCAATACGCCCTTGCACCCAACACAGCTTTATGAAGCGGGGTCTGTCTTCCTCATTCTTATTATTTTGGTCACGCTCGAAAGACGTAAAAAATTTGATGGCCAGGTCTTCTTGGTATACCTCATGCTGTATGCCATAGCGCGAAGTATCATCGAACTGTTCAGAGGCGATATTGAACGAGGTTTTGTAATCGATGGATTTTTGTCTTACTCACAATTCATCTCGTTGTTACTTGTGATGATCGCGATTTATTTCTATGTAAAGTTCTGGCGAAAGGCTAACTTTCATCAAGCTAAATAA